TGGGGCCGGCCGGGCCGACGGCCTCGTCGCGGACGGCATCCACCGGGCCGACGTAGTAGATGAAGCGGCCCTTGAAGTCGACCGGCAGCTTCTCGCCACGGTTCAACATGTCGGTCAAGCGCTTATGGGCGGCGTCGCGACCGGTGAGCAGCTTGCCCGAGAGCAACACGACCTCACCCGGCTTCCATGTCTTCACGTCGTCGTGCGTGACCGTGTCGAGATTCACCCGCCGCGCCGTGTGGACGTCGTAGACCAGCTTCGGCCAAGCCTCGAGCGGAGGTGGGTCGGCCATCACCGGGCCTGATCCGTCGAGCCGAATATGCAGGTGGCGGGTTGCCGCGCAGTTCGGAATCATCGCGACGGGCAGGTTTGCCGCGTGGGTGGGATAGTCCATGATCTTGACGTCGAGAACTGTGGTGAGACCGCCCAGCCCCTGCGCCCCGATGCCGAGCGCGTTCACCTTTTCATAGAGCTCGATTCTGAGCGCTTCTATCTTTGATTTAGGCCCGCGAGCGATCAGCTCCTGCATGTCGATGGGGTCCATCAGGGACTCCTTCGCCATCACCATCGCCTTCTCCGCCGTGCCTCCAATGCCGATGCCGAGCATCCCTGGCGGGCACCATCCCGCGCCCATACCCGGCAGCGTCTTCAGCACCCAGTCAACGACTGAGTCGGAGGGATTGAGCATGGCGAATCGGCTCTTGGCTTCAGAGCCGCCGCCCTTGGCCGCGACGGTCACGTCCACCGCGCCGCCTTCGACCAGCTCGACCACGACCATCGCCGGCGTATTGTCGCCGGTGTTCTTACGGCTGAACGCGGGGTCGGCGAGCAGGCTGGGGCGCAGGGTGTTGTCGGGATCTTTCCAAGCCTGGCGGACGCCCGCGTCGACCATCTGCTGCATCGTCATCATGCCGTGCGCGGCGCTCGGCTCCCACTGGACGGTCATGCCGACCTTCACGAAGGCGGTGACGATGCCGGTGTCCTGGCAGATGGGCCGATGGCCCTCGAAGCACATGCGGGAGTTGATGAGGATCTGCGCGATGGCGTCCTTGGCCGCGTGCGACTGTTCGAGCTCATAGGCGCGGGCGAGGTTCGCGATGTAGTCGACGGGGTGGTAGAAGCTGATGTACTGGAGTGCGTCCGCGACGCTCTGGATGAAGTCGTCCTGCTTGATGAGTGCCATGAACCTAGAATCCTCAAGGAAGATTCTAGGCTGTGCTGGCTAGCGTTGTCGCTTCGGAGCGAGAACTAGGACCTTCGCTTGAGCGCCTTGAACGCCTCTTCTATGGAGACTTCGATTTCAGTTCCTTCGAGTCGGATTATGCCCTCGGCGTGCTCTGTCATTGAGTGGGCAGTGCAGATAAAGGCAGCGCGGGTCTGCGGATCGAAGATCCAGACTGCAGGCACAGCCATGTCGAAGTAGTCCTGCGACCGGCGGCGCATGGCGGCGACACTGTCGCGAGGCGAGAGGACTTCGATGCAAAGCAGCGGAGCCTCGGTGACGATCGGATCGTCAGAGCCGCCATGCGCACGACGCAGACATCCGGGATGCGGAATCGCGTAGGAGAGACCTGTACACGAACCTTGGGCAAGATGAGGACGCTCCAGGCTCTTTGCCGAGAACGCAGCAGGAAGTAGAGTTCGCCCTGCAGCTTTGAATGGTCCGTGTCGCCCAAGTTCCGCTCCTCGATCGCTCCATCAACATAGTCGACATCAGGCCGATACGTCGTGTTGAGGTACTGCTCGATCGAGAGGAGTCCGGGGACTTGGGTTGTGCTCGCTGCGGCCATGCTGCACCTCGCTGCGCCTTATTATGCTCCCAATTGCTTACTTGATTCGGCCAAACCTGTAGACCACGCCCATGTTGAAGCCAATGTTCGTTTGGAAGGTTCCGACATCGTGGCCACCGGTGGCCAGTGGGCCGATCGCCGACGTCCCAACGAAGGTGGTTCCCACGAAGGTCGGCGTGAACCGGAAGGCGAGGTTGGGGTAGAAGTTGTAGTCGAAGTTCACGCCGGCGGTGATGACCGGCCGGTTGGTGGACTTCCACATGCCGACCGTCTCCGACGCGACGCCCTTGTTGCCGCCGCTGAAGTTGCCAATGGCGAGACCGCCGGTGACGACGGCACTGATAGCGTACTTCTCGCGCATGCGGAGGCGGTACGTAGGGCCGCCCGAGAACATGTACTCGTTGATGAGCGGCCGGAACTGGCCGTTGAGCGCGAAGGCGTTGGGGATGTTGGCGTTGCCGTAAGAGCCGCGAACGTCGGCGGTGATGCCGAGCTTCGGGTTCAGGAAGTAGCTGCCGCTGGTCGCCCAGGTGACTTCATTATTGCGCTTCAGGTACTCGCCGGAGCGAAAGCGAAGATATCCGCCGCCGCCGGCTACTTCGTAGCGGTGCGTATAGGTGTCCTTGATGGTGCGGTTGATGCGTGCCTGCCGGTTCACGTTGGTCTCGCGCCGCTGCCGCTTGCTCTGCGCCTGTGCCGTGATGCTTCCTGTTGCCATGGCCGCGACGGCCAACACTGTGACAAACCACTTCGTTCTGCTTCCGAAAACAAACATCAAGAATGTACCCCTGCAAAAACCTTCGATTGAAAGCGGCATTTTATAGCCAGCTTCTTTTGATACGTTTGAGCGAGTGCCGCACTCCGGAGACCTATCTCCGTTGGGCCTGGACGCATACTTCAGACGCACACCTTCATTAGAACATCCCACAGCGGAAGGGCGGTAATCGAATGGCACGCAAAAAAAGCAGTTCCGGTGGCTTCGGCTGGGGATTTTTGCTGGGGCTGGTAGTGGCGGCTGCCGCAGCTTTCGCGTATTTCAAGTTTGGCATGACCCCTGCGCACGTGCCGGACAAGCCGCTTCCCTTTGAAAGAGCCGCCGCACCCGTATCTCCGCCGCCGGTTCCGCATCCCGAGCGCGCGATAAGGACGCCGCCATTCGGCACCAGCGAAGATGTCTTCGAGGCGGGCGCGCACATCTACAAAATCCGCTGCGCGAGCTGTCATGGCACCCCGGGTCATGATGGTGCTCTTGCCCTTTCCACGAACCCTCCCGCAAGGCAGTTATGGAAGCGGCACGGCGACGCTGCCGGTGTCAGTGGGCTGGAGCCGGGCCTGATCTACGGGAAGATCGCGGATGGGGTTCCCCAGAACGGTATGCCGGCTTACGCGGGCCAACTCTCCGAGACGCAGATATGGCAGGTGAGCCTGTTGCTGAAGAGCGCCGGGCAGCAACTGCCGGATCCGGTGATGGCAATATTGAAGGGGGCGAAGTAGATTTTGCGTCGTTGCAGCGATGGTTGACCGCGTGCGCCGGACGGCTACAAGTGGAGTAGCAGCGAGGCTGGCCATGACACTCGACCTTCCAGAGAACCTTGAAGCCGCGATCAAGCTGCACGCCAACTCGCTTGGTGTCTCTCCCGCTGGCTACATATGCGAACTGTTGCAGCGCGATCTCGCAGAATCGCTTTCGCCACAGGGTGCCGCTGTGCCGTTCAAGTCGGGGTTGGGAATGCTACGACGATCTGGTCGCCGCTCTAATTCACCCTCAGCATGTTTTTACAGAGGCGGCTCTTACTGTCGCTGTTGTTGAAGCCATGAAGCAAGTTCTGCGTGCTGAAGTTCCAGATATGCCTGACCGCATCATTGCGGCGACCGCTGCCTATCTCAACTTGCCTGTGATTAGCAGGGACAGACGAATCCTCACCGCGAAGTTGAAGACGATCTGGTGACGGGGAAGATTCCTGCGTCGCCAGATCGTCGTGATGCGACTACGGCAACGTGTACGTCACGCCCAGAACGAACTGGAAGCTGTTCTTCTTGAAGCCCGGTGCGGGGTCGTTGAGGAAGTTGTCGGTCGTGGTGAAGTTCGCTCCCAGCCGCTTGTAGACGGGTAGAACGATACCAGCGGTTGCGTCGGCCGAGTAGGCGTTGGAGTTGTTGAAGGCCGGGAGCGCGTCTGCGCTCTCGTTGAAGACGATGCCTCTGGGCAGGTTGCGGTGATAGATCTCCGAGATGGTCGAGCCGACCAGGTTCTGGTTGCTCGAGGCGGTCTCAAAGGTCTGTTTCTCATAGTGAACGTCGGCCTTCAGGTCGAGCTCCTGCTTGGGCTGCTGGATCACCGTCCATCCGATGCCACCGCCGTAGACCTGTTGCAGGTCGAGGCCCTGCGAGTAGTCGTGATTGAAGTTGAGGTGGCCGAGGCCGTAGAAGCGGGGCGAGAAGTACTCATCCTGCTCGAAGCCGGCGGCGAAGACGTTGGTCTTGATGACGGTATCGGGTGCGCCGGTTGGCGGATAGACCGGCTGAGTCAGCTTGCCGTAGGTCTCGGTGAAGTTGAGCAGGCTCTTGCTCTTCGTTGGCAGATACGTCACCTGAGGGATAGCGCGAACGAGCGCCGTGCTCGCAGTAAACGTCGAGCCGTTCTGCGTGGAGCGGACGAAGGTTGCGCCGCCGGTCACGTTGCCGTGCCAGCCCTTCCATAGCGGAACGTGGCCGAGCACCTGCTTGTCGTAGGTGGTCTTGTCGATGATGAAGTCAACGTTCTTCGGTTCAACGCTCTCAAGGGTGCCGGTGGAGCTGCTGAGGGTCACCTTGCTGTCGGCGTAACCGACAGTGCCCTCCAGCACATTAGTGGTCGGGGTCTTCGTGTCTTTGCGCAGCAGCGCGAACTGGCCATGCGTGCGGAGTTCCTTGATTTTGGCGAACGGCACGGTGATCTCTCCGGCCATGTCGCTCTTGAAGACGACAGAGTCGCCGGCGCCGCGCTCTACGGTTCCGGTAAGTTGATCGCCATTGGTGAAGATGAGCACGTCGGGTTCCGGCTTGGGCTTGTCCTGCGCGAAGGCCGCGGAAGCGAGCGACAGAAATACGACCAGCGAAGTAAGAGCGCGGGAGAGAATCAGCGATTGGATCGGATGTGGCGAAGTTGTCGTCATATGGGGTCCTTTCAAAGGTACAGTGCTGGCCGAGGCGAAGTGCCTGCGTGGAAGTAAAAGAGAGTAACCTGAGGCAGCGAGGGACAGCGTGCATCCAGTAGTGCGAAGCATTGGCAAGGTGTTGCGGCTGGTCGGGATCTCGAGCCCTGAAGACTCCGAGGTAAAGAAGACCTCTGCGGCTGATCCTCCCTCCTGGAAGACAGCGAAGCCGCCTGCCGAAGAGACGAAGCCGAACAAGTGAGGGCCACCACTATTTACCCGTCCAGTTCGGACCGATGAAGGCCCGCAGCGTCTCGCGGGTGGCCCATGGCGAGGAGCCTGCATACTTGATGATCCAATCGTCGCCCGCGCCAATCTTGACGCGGTCCGGTGTGAACTCCGGCGAGAGAACATTCGCCATCAGCGCATAGCTTGCGCCGTCATGCAGGCGCAACGCCTTCCAGCAACCTCCGGGCACGGCCACTAGAGGGTGTTCGCCAGCGGCGTAGTTGCGGCCAAGTGTGATCTTCTCCGTGCGGCCGTCGGGATGGAAGATGAAGTAATCGACGGGGCCGCCTTCGATCAGGATGTGGGTGTCGTCGCCCGCCAGCCAATGCAGGTAGTTGATGGGCCGCTCGCGCGTGAGCATGTAGTAGACCTGGCTCTGTACGGCGACCTTTTTCCCGTCTACATCGGTCGTCAATGCAGAGCTTCCTATCAAGCCGAGATAACCGGACTCCTTCGGCAGAACACTTAGTTTCAGGGTGCGGATGATCTCCGCCGCCCGCGCATCGCTCGTCTGCGCCGCGCACACAGAAGCCGTGCCAGCACAGAGACAAACCGCCGCCGATGAGATGGCCACAGCCGACAGGAGAGCGCGATAGGAAATCTTCATGGCTAAAGGGTATCGCGACGCGGTCTATTCAGGCGGCTGTTCTGAGCAGAGGATAGCGAAGGTGTTGGGAGGAAGCGTCACCTTCGCGTTGTTGATAGCAATCTCGTTCTTCGATTGCGCGAGGAGGTAGTAGCCTTCGGGCACGTCAAATTGCGCGTCCTTCAATCCGAGATTCGTCAGTACCTTTGCCTTGCCGCGTTCCATTACCAGCCACTTTTCGTCAGGCTCGAACAAGATCTCCGTATGAGCGGTATCGCCATCGTTCAGTGAAGGCGAGGCGCGGCGGATGTGGATGAGCTTCGTGAACCATGCCAACATCTCTGCGTGATAGCCCTCGTGGACCTCGTCCCAGTTGAGCTTCGAACGCTGGAAGGTCTCGGGATTCTCCGGGTCGGGGATCGCGTTCTCTTCCCATCCGAAGGCGGCGAACTCTTTCTTGCGGCCGGCGGAGACGAGCTTCGCCATCTCAGCGTCATCGTGATCGGCAAAGTACTGGAAGGGCGTTGTAGCAGCGAACTCCTCGCCTTGAAAGATCATGGGGATAAAGGGTGAGGTGAGGACGATGCCTGCTGCGACCTTGGCCTTGTCGAGACCTACGATGTGTTCCAGCCGGTCGCCGGTGGCGCGGTTTCCGATCTGGTCGTGGTTCTGGATGAAGCCGATGAAGTGATGGGCCGAGAGACCCACGACCGGCCTTCCGTGGATGCGCTTCCGATACTTTGAATACACGCCGTCGTATACGAAGATGTCCTTCAGCGACTTCACAAGCTTGTCCAGCGATCCGAAGTCGTCGTAGTAGCCCTTGCCGCCCGCCTCGCAGTGCAGGATGGTGAAGAGCGCATGATGGAAGTCGTCGCTCCACTGCGCATCCATGCCATAGCCTCGTGCCTCGCGTGGGGTGACGATGCGTGGATCGTTGAGGTCACTCTCTGCGATCAGGACGAGCCGGCGGCCGAGTGTCGCGCTCTCGACGTCGACCTCGGCCGATAGCTGCTCCATGAAGTGGAGCGCCGAGCGGTCCATGAACTCATGGACGGCGTCGAGCCGGAGGCCGTCGAAGTGGAAGTCACGCATCCACATCAGGGCGTTGTCGCAGAAGAAGCGGCGTACTTCGTCGCTGCCTGCCTCTTCAAAGTTGATCGCATCGCCCCAGGGCGTGACGTGCTTGTTGGTCACGTAGGGCCCGTACTTTCCCGTATAGTTGCCGACCGGGCCGAAGTGGTTGTAGACGACATCGAGCAGGACGGCGAGACCGCTGTTGTGGCAGGCATCGACGAAGCGCTTCAAGGCGTCCGGGCCACCGTAGTTCTCGGTCACGGCGAAGAGAGCGACACCATCGTAGCCCCAGCCGCGGTCTCCTGCGAAGGATGCGACGGGCATCACCTCGATGTGAGTGACGCCGAGCGCCTGCAGTTCGTGCAGCTTGGTGATGGCGGAGTCGAAGGTGCCTTCCTTGGTGAAGGTGCCGATGTGCATTTCATAGATGACCGCACCGGTAAGCGGCGGTCCCTGCCAGGTATGGTCGCGCCATTGGAAGGCTTTTTGATCGTAGATCCGGGAGAGGCCGTGGACACCGTTGGGCTGCCACTTGCTCCGCGGGTCGGGCCACGCTTGCGTCTCATCGTCAAGCACGAAGCCATAGTCGTCGCCAGGGCCGCAGGCGTCCACCGTTACGTGCCAGAATCCACGCTCGTCCGGTCCCTGCATGGGAACAAGGCGTGCTGTCTCGCCTGAGCCCATCTGGACGGATACTTTTTTCGGGCGCGGAGCCCAAAGCTTGAACTCGTGCATGCTTATTCTTCCTCTTTGGTGAGAAGGGCGACGGGGAACTCTGCAAGAAGCTTCGACAGCAGATGCGATCCGCCGAGCAGAGGCTCGTCGGTGAGGTGATTGTGCCAGCGTCCCTCGGGAAGCACGATCTTCGTGTCTGCCCAGTCGTTATTCAGGCTCATCGTCCACCGCGGAACGATGGTTGCTATGGAGTCTCCGCGCAGGAAGGCAACGGCGTGCTCTGCCTTCCTGCCGGTCGCGAGGATCGGGGTGTAAGCGGCAGTCTCGCCAAACCGCTCCGGATGCCGGCGGCGCAGGGTGAGCCCACGATGGATGGTCCAGAGCTTGGGCAGGCCTTCATCGATACGCTGCATGATCTGTTCAAGGCTGGCGACGTGAACTTCTTTGAGAAGACGGCGGCGAAGATCGTAGTTGACGGGGCGGCGGTTGTCGGGATCGACGAGGCTGAGGTCCCATAGCTCCGTGCCCTGATACTGGTCGGGAACGCCGGGGGATGTCAGCTTCAGCAGCGTCTGAGAGAGTGAGTTCATCCATCCTGCGCGCTTGATGCCTTCTACGAAGGTCTCCATCTCGGCGACGAAGCCCTTATCGGAGAGCGTGCCCTCGATGAAGGTGTTGACCGCGTCTTCGTAGTCCTTGTTGTTCGCGACCCAAGTGGTCTGCTCCTTGGCCTCGCGCATCGCCTTCTGCATATAGGCCTTCATGCGGTCAGGCGTGATGGGCCATGCCGCGATCAGCGTCTGGTAGTAGAAGTATTCCGTGCCCTTATCGAGAAACTTTGCGCGATAACGCGCGGTGTTCTCCGACCAGCGATAGATGGCATCGGCGAAGGCATCCGGTATCTCCGAGAGCACGGCCATGCGGGCGCGGACATCTTCGCTGCGCTTGGTGTCGTGGGTAGAGAGCGTGGTCATGGTCAGCGGATGGGTCGCCTGCATCTTCGTGTTGTAGGCGTGGAACTCCTCGATGGTCGAGCCCCCGTTTTTTTGGGATGAGGCCGAGGGATCTGCACCGACCTCGTTCATCGCGGTCAGCCGGTTGTAGCAGTAGAAGGCAGTGTCCTCGACGCCCTTCGCCATCACCGGCCCGGTGAACTGTTGGAAGCGGAGCACGAACTCGCTCTCTTCCTTGCCGGTCACCTGCATGGTGAGCACGTCGCGGAGGAAGTCGAAGAGGCCGCCATCGATGTCGCTTCGATTGGCCTTGGCGCACTCTGTGGCCGCGGTGATGATCTCGCGATCTTCCGTGGTCATCTCGTTGCGCGACGGCACGACGTAGGTGCGATAGACCTGGAAGCAGGCTGCAACCTCGCGGATGGCGCGGCGAATCTCCGCGCGGGTAAAGTCGCGCTGGTTGCGGTTGGTCTCGCAGATGTTGACGAAGATGGAGGTGAGGCGGTTCACGTCACTGCCCAGGGCCTCCTGGGTGACGGCCAGCTTTTTGTCGTGGGCGATGGCGTGGAAGTCGGTCGAGCGGTCGGTGAACTCGGCGTAGATCGTCGTCAGTTCGGCCACACCTTCGGGCTTCACCAGCAGGTTCAGCGCGACGTTTAGGAAGTCGTAGCCGCTGGTGCCGTCGACGGGCCACTCCTGGCGAAGGAACTCGCCGGGCTCCAGGATCTTCTCGCCTACGATCCAAGCATCGGGCGCGGCGGTACGAAGACGGCGGAAGTATTCGAGCGGGTCGCGGAGGCCGTCAGGATGGTCGACGCGAACTCCATCGAGCACGCCTTCCTTCAGCCATTCCAGCACCAACGCGTGGGTCTCTTCGAAGACGTGTTCGCGCTCGATGCGCAGGCCGATCAGGGTGTTGACGTCGAAGAAGCGGCGATAGCCGAGTTGCTGGTCGGCTGTCTTCCAGTAGGACAGCCGATAGTTCTGCTGGCTGAGGAAGTCGTCGAGGGCATCCTGGTTCGCGTTCAGTTCGGTGACAGCGCGTTCGATTGCCTCGCAGGCGGCGGGCTCCTCCACACAGAGGCGTCCAAGCATGCTGTTAAGCACGGTCTTGTCGCGATGCCGCGTCAGGATGAGGCGGCGATCCCAGTATTCGGGCACGGGAAGTCGGCCATACGAGGCGGCTAGAAAGC
This Granulicella aggregans DNA region includes the following protein-coding sequences:
- a CDS encoding PIN domain-containing protein, with product MPLCRSSRGWECYDDLVAALIHPQHVFTEAALTVAVVEAMKQVLRAEVPDMPDRIIAATAAYLNLPVISRDRRILTAKLKTIW
- a CDS encoding DUF481 domain-containing protein, whose amino-acid sequence is MTTTSPHPIQSLILSRALTSLVVFLSLASAAFAQDKPKPEPDVLIFTNGDQLTGTVERGAGDSVVFKSDMAGEITVPFAKIKELRTHGQFALLRKDTKTPTTNVLEGTVGYADSKVTLSSSTGTLESVEPKNVDFIIDKTTYDKQVLGHVPLWKGWHGNVTGGATFVRSTQNGSTFTASTALVRAIPQVTYLPTKSKSLLNFTETYGKLTQPVYPPTGAPDTVIKTNVFAAGFEQDEYFSPRFYGLGHLNFNHDYSQGLDLQQVYGGGIGWTVIQQPKQELDLKADVHYEKQTFETASSNQNLVGSTISEIYHRNLPRGIVFNESADALPAFNNSNAYSADATAGIVLPVYKRLGANFTTTDNFLNDPAPGFKKNSFQFVLGVTYTLP
- the treZ gene encoding malto-oligosyltrehalose trehalohydrolase translates to MHEFKLWAPRPKKVSVQMGSGETARLVPMQGPDERGFWHVTVDACGPGDDYGFVLDDETQAWPDPRSKWQPNGVHGLSRIYDQKAFQWRDHTWQGPPLTGAVIYEMHIGTFTKEGTFDSAITKLHELQALGVTHIEVMPVASFAGDRGWGYDGVALFAVTENYGGPDALKRFVDACHNSGLAVLLDVVYNHFGPVGNYTGKYGPYVTNKHVTPWGDAINFEEAGSDEVRRFFCDNALMWMRDFHFDGLRLDAVHEFMDRSALHFMEQLSAEVDVESATLGRRLVLIAESDLNDPRIVTPREARGYGMDAQWSDDFHHALFTILHCEAGGKGYYDDFGSLDKLVKSLKDIFVYDGVYSKYRKRIHGRPVVGLSAHHFIGFIQNHDQIGNRATGDRLEHIVGLDKAKVAAGIVLTSPFIPMIFQGEEFAATTPFQYFADHDDAEMAKLVSAGRKKEFAAFGWEENAIPDPENPETFQRSKLNWDEVHEGYHAEMLAWFTKLIHIRRASPSLNDGDTAHTEILFEPDEKWLVMERGKAKVLTNLGLKDAQFDVPEGYYLLAQSKNEIAINNAKVTLPPNTFAILCSEQPPE
- a CDS encoding cupin domain-containing protein, producing MKISYRALLSAVAISSAAVCLCAGTASVCAAQTSDARAAEIIRTLKLSVLPKESGYLGLIGSSALTTDVDGKKVAVQSQVYYMLTRERPINYLHWLAGDDTHILIEGGPVDYFIFHPDGRTEKITLGRNYAAGEHPLVAVPGGCWKALRLHDGASYALMANVLSPEFTPDRVKIGAGDDWIIKYAGSSPWATRETLRAFIGPNWTGK
- a CDS encoding c-type cytochrome — its product is MARKKSSSGGFGWGFLLGLVVAAAAAFAYFKFGMTPAHVPDKPLPFERAAAPVSPPPVPHPERAIRTPPFGTSEDVFEAGAHIYKIRCASCHGTPGHDGALALSTNPPARQLWKRHGDAAGVSGLEPGLIYGKIADGVPQNGMPAYAGQLSETQIWQVSLLLKSAGQQLPDPVMAILKGAK
- the treY gene encoding malto-oligosyltrehalose synthase — protein: MSRTPQSTYRLQLHKDFSFDNAASIADYLRELGVSHVYSSPYLQAAPGSTHGYDVVDHRRVNEELGGASAHKRFCEKLGEVQLGQVLDIVPNHMSLGRENHYWWDVLENGPSSRYASFFDIDWQPQEERLRDKVLVPILRDQYGRVLQSGGIKVSRSGSRFLVCAAEQEFPASPLSLTAILPRAAEYAKSDVLSFLAASYGRLPVPEYWDRRLILTRHRDKTVLNSMLGRLCVEEPAACEAIERAVTELNANQDALDDFLSQQNYRLSYWKTADQQLGYRRFFDVNTLIGLRIEREHVFEETHALVLEWLKEGVLDGVRVDHPDGLRDPLEYFRRLRTAAPDAWIVGEKILEPGEFLRQEWPVDGTSGYDFLNVALNLLVKPEGVAELTTIYAEFTDRSTDFHAIAHDKKLAVTQEALGSDVNRLTSIFVNICETNRNQRDFTRAEIRRAIREVAACFQVYRTYVVPSRNEMTTEDREIITAATECAKANRSDIDGGLFDFLRDVLTMQVTGKEESEFVLRFQQFTGPVMAKGVEDTAFYCYNRLTAMNEVGADPSASSQKNGGSTIEEFHAYNTKMQATHPLTMTTLSTHDTKRSEDVRARMAVLSEIPDAFADAIYRWSENTARYRAKFLDKGTEYFYYQTLIAAWPITPDRMKAYMQKAMREAKEQTTWVANNKDYEDAVNTFIEGTLSDKGFVAEMETFVEGIKRAGWMNSLSQTLLKLTSPGVPDQYQGTELWDLSLVDPDNRRPVNYDLRRRLLKEVHVASLEQIMQRIDEGLPKLWTIHRGLTLRRRHPERFGETAAYTPILATGRKAEHAVAFLRGDSIATIVPRWTMSLNNDWADTKIVLPEGRWHNHLTDEPLLGGSHLLSKLLAEFPVALLTKEEE
- a CDS encoding fumarate hydratase, which encodes MALIKQDDFIQSVADALQYISFYHPVDYIANLARAYELEQSHAAKDAIAQILINSRMCFEGHRPICQDTGIVTAFVKVGMTVQWEPSAAHGMMTMQQMVDAGVRQAWKDPDNTLRPSLLADPAFSRKNTGDNTPAMVVVELVEGGAVDVTVAAKGGGSEAKSRFAMLNPSDSVVDWVLKTLPGMGAGWCPPGMLGIGIGGTAEKAMVMAKESLMDPIDMQELIARGPKSKIEALRIELYEKVNALGIGAQGLGGLTTVLDVKIMDYPTHAANLPVAMIPNCAATRHLHIRLDGSGPVMADPPPLEAWPKLVYDVHTARRVNLDTVTHDDVKTWKPGEVVLLSGKLLTGRDAAHKRLTDMLNRGEKLPVDFKGRFIYYVGPVDAVRDEAVGPAGPTTATRMDKFTRQMLEQTGLLGMIGKAERGPEAIAAIKDYEAVYLMAVGGAAYLVSKAIKHSRVLAFEDLGMEAIYEFEVVDMPVTVAVDSKGTSVHNTGPAEWKARIAGGLAGVPILQ